The DNA segment CCAGAGTCCTTTCTCTTATAAGGTAGTGGGACGCGTGATCCGGGAGGGTCTCTCGCCGCGCTAAGCCGTGGAGTGCTCTCCGCCCGACCCCAGGGTGGCTTCCCGTCCAATCGCCCGGAACCGATCGTCCCCTTCCCTCTCTTCATCACGGCACGGGGCGGGCTCCCCGACCTTTCAACCTGTTTTCTTCGACGGCCTGGATCGTCCTTTCGGCAGTATCCCTTTCCCGGTTGCGGCGGCGGGATTTTTTTTTGCCTGTGGTCTTGCCAGGCCCCGAAAAGGGCTTATATTTTGATTGACCGATCAGTTAAAAAGTGAAGTTTTTTTAAAAATGTAAATAAAACGATAAGTTAAAGAGGGAAGTTTTACTTCACATTTTGTTACGATGTGGTAGATGAAAGGTGTTGCCGGTTGGGAACCGGTATTTGGGAGCCAATAAATTTATAAAGAGAGGATATTGTCATGAAGCGTTTTACCCTTGCCCTGATGTTTGTATTTACCGTCAGTGTCGCCACCGCGTTTGCCGCCGCCACCACGTTTGCGGGCGCTTTCCAGTCCCATGACACGAAGGCCCACACCGTGGCCGAAGCCAATGCATCGAGCGTGGACACCGGTGTTGCCCTGCACGGGCACATCGTCAAGGTCATCAACGACGACAGCGTGCTGTTTGCCGACAATACCGGCGAACTCCTCGTGCACATGAAGAATGCCGAATCCAACAAGGCCGCCATCACCAATGCCGATGTGGACGTTAACGGCAAGATCGTCAGCGACCTCATGTACACCGAGGTTCAGGCCGACTCCGTGACCGCGCACAACTAAGCCGGATCGGAAACGAATAAAAAAAGGGACGCCCTCCGGGGCGTCCCTTTTTTTGTGCCTTCGGCGTCCAGAACCTTCCGTCGCCACTCCGTGGGGGGCTGGCTCGTAAGTTCTTGTTTTATCGAGCTTCTTTTCCTTTGCGGATATGGTGTTGATTCAACCACCTGCATTCCGCCCCCTCCCCCGTGAAGCGGCAATAAAAAGGCTGGGAAAAGGAGGGGATGGGGACCGGGGAAAGGGGAGGCTTCTTCCCAAAAGAAGAGGGCCTCCCGCCGGGGGCGGGAGGCCCATAACGCGGGCGTGGTTCCTTAGGAGTATATTTTGCAAGTTGCGGTCACAAAACTCCACCCGCGTTATTGTCGGTTAACGGCCGTCGTCGCACGGCTCTCCGGAGCCGGGGCTTTCGGCGGAGATGCCGGTCGCGCAGACGGCGGGATCTTCGGTTTCAGCGGTGACGGGCGCGGCCTCGGCCATGCGGTTGAGGGCGGCGTACCGCTTGTCGTAATCCTCTTCGATCTTGGCGCGATAGGTCTTGGACAGGTCCGGGTGGAACCGTTCCAGCATGGCGTAACGGTTTTCGCCGGACAGGAATTCCTGAAGTGTGCCGTCCGGGGCCTTGGAATCGAGCTGGAACGGGTTCTCGCCTTTGTCGGCGCGTTCGGGGTCGAAGCGGTAGAGCGGCCAGTAGCCCGAATCCACGGCCAGTTTTTGTTCGAGCTGAGTCTTGCCCATGCCCTTCTTGATGCCCTGGTTGATGCACGGGGCGTAGCAGATGACCAGCGAGGGCCCCGCGTAGGCCTCGGCTTCGCGGAAGGCCTTGAGGAGCTGCTGCTTGTCCGCGCCCATGGAGACGGAGGCCACGTAGACGTAGCCGTAGGTCATGGCCATGCGGCCGAGGTCCTTCTTGCCGGTGCGCTTGCCCGCGGCCGCGAACTTGGCGATGGAGCCGAGCGGGGTGGCTTTGGAGGACTGCCCGCCGGTGTTGGAGTAGACCTCGGTGTCCAGGACCAGGATGTTGATGTCCTCGCCGGAGGCCAGCACGTGGTCCACGCCGCCGTAGCCGATGTCGTAGGCCCAGCCGTCGCCGCCGAAGATCCACACGGATTTCTTGGTGAACAGGTCGGCGTCGGCCGCGATATTTTTGAGGGTTTCGTCGTCGGCACCGGACAGGGCGGATTTCAGGGCCGCGCCGGTTTCGGCGGAGGTCTCGGGATCGTCCTTGGCGGCCAGCCAGTCGGTCAGGGCCGTCTTCACGGCGCCGGTGGCGGTTTCAAGGGCCTTTTGGCAGTTGGCCGTGAGGATTTCGCGGCGGTTGTTCAGCCCCATGTTGATGCCGTAGCCGAATTCGGCCGCGTCCTCGAACAGGGAATTGCCCCAGGCCGG comes from the Desulfovibrio sp. Huiquan2017 genome and includes:
- a CDS encoding NirD/YgiW/YdeI family stress tolerance protein, with protein sequence MKRFTLALMFVFTVSVATAFAAATTFAGAFQSHDTKAHTVAEANASSVDTGVALHGHIVKVINDDSVLFADNTGELLVHMKNAESNKAAITNADVDVNGKIVSDLMYTEVQADSVTAHN